CTTATATTCAAGGATATTTTCGTGCTTTTTGGTATTTGTAAAAGCAATTTCTAGTTCACCATCTAACAAGAGTTCTATGGCATGGTGTGTTCCCTCTACTTTAATATCTATTGATACTCTTGGATACTTTTCGTTGAACTTTTTTAAAACCGGTGGTAACCAATAATAACTTGTATAGCATTCTGTACAGACTCTTAATGTACCAGTCACCCCATGATTTAGCTCGTCAATAGTCTTCTTCAGGACATCAACTTTATTCGTAATATCTTTGGCAGATTGATAAACTTTTTTTCCAGCTTCCGTTAAAACAAGTTTTCTGTTTATACGATAGAATAAATCTGTTTCTAATTGAGTTTCAACCTCTTTTAATTGATGGCTCAGTGCAGATTGAGTCAGAAACAGCTTTTCTGATGCTTTCGTTAAACTTCCTTCTTCTACTATTGCCTTTACAAGCTTTAGGTATCGGATTTCCATAGTGTAATGCTTAGAGTTTAATTACAACTTTGCCAATATGACTACCACTTTCTAGATACCTAAATGCACTTTTAACTTCTGAGAAACCAAATATTTTATCGACTTTCGGTTTAATTTCATTTACCTCTATTGCCTGTACCATACTCTCAGAAGAGGCTTTACTACCTGTAGAAATGCCCATTAGTTTTGCCATTCTAAGGTCTAAGTGTTCGACCACATCAATAGTAATCTTTGACCCTGTTATAAAACCTACAGTACCAACTATCCCATTCATTTTAATGGCTTCTAAAGATTTTCGAATGGTTGCATCTCCTGCAATATCTAATGTTATATCTACACCAATTCCATCTGTTAACTCCTTTACACTTTTGGACCAATCAGGGTTTTCTTTGTAATTAATAACCTCATCAGCGCCAAGATTACTGAGAAAGTCCATCTTTTCTTTAGTGGATGTTGTAGCTATAACTTTAGCGCCGGCTGCTTTTGCAAATTGAAGGGCAAAAATTGATACCCCCCCAGTCCCTTGAGTTAATACAGTTTGACCAGCTTGAAGATTGCCTGTTTCAAATAATCCCGACCAGGCTGTTACTCCGGCTATAGGAAGCGTTGAGGCTTCTTCAAAACTTAAATTCTCTGGGGCTTTGACTAATCCATGTTGAGGTACATTCACGAACTCTGATAATATGCCTTGAGTTTGAAGTCCTACACGAATTTTGGATGTTTGTGGAGTAATAGGCCCATTA
The genomic region above belongs to Gracilimonas sp. and contains:
- a CDS encoding NAD(P)-dependent alcohol dehydrogenase, with protein sequence MIQVQQNIRDIEDLKLVETEVSDPARNEVQVNIKAASLNYLDLILVNGSFGPELPNPYVPLSDGAGVVTKVGEGVKEWNIGDKVYIHYVRDWINGPITPQTSKIRVGLQTQGILSEFVNVPQHGLVKAPENLSFEEASTLPIAGVTAWSGLFETGNLQAGQTVLTQGTGGVSIFALQFAKAAGAKVIATTSTKEKMDFLSNLGADEVINYKENPDWSKSVKELTDGIGVDITLDIAGDATIRKSLEAIKMNGIVGTVGFITGSKITIDVVEHLDLRMAKLMGISTGSKASSESMVQAIEVNEIKPKVDKIFGFSEVKSAFRYLESGSHIGKVVIKL
- a CDS encoding LysR family transcriptional regulator — protein: MEIRYLKLVKAIVEEGSLTKASEKLFLTQSALSHQLKEVETQLETDLFYRINRKLVLTEAGKKVYQSAKDITNKVDVLKKTIDELNHGVTGTLRVCTECYTSYYWLPPVLKKFNEKYPRVSIDIKVEGTHHAIELLLDGELEIAFTNTKKHENILEYKPLFEDEMVAVVSTDHLWAEKKYVDAEDFKSENLIIHSRPLESVIVYENLLKPNNIEPESLTVLPLTEASIQLVKANMGVIVLPSWTLMPYLDDSITTLRVTKKGLHRTHYAAYLKQSRPPFLEQFLNFMKQNIQYEKALPD